GAAGTACAGTGTATCTGATGAAGCTGATGTACTTACATGATCATAATCTTGAGTTGTATCCACAAGGTTGAAGGCATTTATTGTAAGTCACTTGGGATAAAAGAATCAGCTTAATACATGCAATGTAACGTGGTGGAGTTTATAGCAGCTAAAGGACCAAACATTTTCTTAGGAGTTGgtgagaccaaagcagagctaaaagagactGAACACAAGACTTAGATTCATCAGGGGGCACACACAGGATTCATGTTCTACATTTATCAGTTGATAATATGTCGTGACATGTTCAGGTGTAAATGAGGCCTGAATTACCTCAAAACAGATGTTCTCGCCTTCTTTATCACAGTCCAACCATAAAACCACGTAGTCACAGCCTCTGGCTTCAACCTaacatgacagcagagactTGGGGTGAGCATCAAACATACAGGGTGTGAAACACTGACCTCCAGTTGAAAATACAGACTGCAGAAAGCATCTATGTCTTGTGAAAAACAATTATTGGCCCGACCTCTAAAACATACCTGGAGGAACTTGACCATGTTGAGTTTGGGGTTGGCCTCCTTCTTTTCTGTGGGAGCTTTACTAAATAGCTCTGCAGGGTCCACCTTATCCCAGTTGTTGTACTTCCCTTGAAAAAGAGGAAGCAAGATCTTTTTAGTGAGAAACTACAAGAAATCCAAATCAAGAGTTTGGATACTGAACAAAACACCAAATCAACCCAAGTCAAAGTGCAAATAGTTATTGCGTTATAGTTATTATATAATGCAAGACATAATGGGACAGCTGATTAAGTTTGAAATTTaagatgtcacacacacacacagcagcattctttgggtttgtgtgtgttccagttACACTGTTCTACATAGTTTGCATCATTATAACACATCAACCTCAGTAAGTTTTAGCATATTCTGACCTGAGTGAAGACACATTTACTACACTTTATGCTCTGTGTGCACACTGCACAGCTGAGAGGCTAAGAGGCTTAATTACAGTCCTCTACAGCTCAGGGGGTCTTAAGCTGCTGTTTGACGCATCAAAATTAGAAGAGAAAACTGTATGTGGATCAGTCACGTCTGACTGATACCCAATCTGCTTAACTGCCAGGGACTGATACCAATCAGACAGATCACAGGTCAGATGAGGAGGGAGTGGAagtttgtgctgttgtttcagGAGATGTTGTACTGAATTACAATATGTTacagtgtgtttccatcatttatTTCTTCCTCTATATATGTAAATAAGGTGGATAAAAAAATGTCATTCCATTTTTTAATCAACACATCAATGAAAGTCAGGACCTAAACTGAATGATACCCACCAATGAAATCCAGACTCatcacatgtccacacacagaggtcatCTTAAAGCGGACAGTCTGGCCCTGGAAGCTGCCGGTGTATTCATGCACTGAGCATGCTCCATTGAGCCCCTTACGGCTTGCGCAATTTCCTGAAAGAGAACAGATGTCATTTAAAGGCaatggtggaatgtaactaagtacattcactcaagtactgtagTAAAGTACAgatttgaggtatttgtactttacttgagcaAAATTGGCAGCGGTCAGGCACATAAGACAGGAGACATGTGAGGTTGACCAGAATATATGTGCCACTCAGTTATCAGCTGGCTGAGTACAACCCTGAGTCGAAAAATTTGGGACAttatgtaaaacatgaataaaacagaatgtgacaatttCCTAATACAAGAGGAATATATGTAATGTTtcatctcatcagcttcattgatttttgtaactATTTGCTTATACTGAATTTGATGCAGTGACAAGTTTCaagcaagttgggacaggagcaactaaagactgggaaagatgtggaacgctccaaaaacacctgtttggatcattccacaggtaaacaggttgattggtaacaggtgatagtatcatgattgggtatgaaaggagcatcctggaaaggctcagtcattcacaagcgaggatggagagaggttcaccacttagtgaacacatgattggataaaggatattactaaaAGGGGTcagaacacagttcatttgtgaatgactgcattctgtttttatttacgttttacagagcgtcccaacttttttggaatcagggttgtagaaaGGATAAACAAATGGATCTCAGACAAAAGATGTAATCACTTCAGGTTTGGCAAAGATCAGCTGCTTGTTCCAATTACAAAAAAAGTAAAGTGAAATGAATATTTCTTTGCGAGGAGAAACTGTGGTTGCTGAGAGCAGATAATGGACAGCAGTAGAAGGCTTGCCTTGCAGCatgacttttctttcttctgctgtcacttgtttgcacataaaaacacacagaagtatAATAACTGATGTTTTTATCTGGGTTTTGTATAAATATTAAGTAAGATGTCTTCTTCTATTTCTGAACATAGAGCGTAGTCCTTAGCAGGATGGGACAAATGTTTGccatgacagaaaagaaaatgaacgaCAGAATAAAGCCAGCCCTATCGTCagctaggttttttttttcaagggaATCAACTTTCATCTCACTAAAATGCAATCTGCACGAATGAAaacttttatattttacataatGTGTGCTAAGAATTGTATTTTGTCAAACTAGGCCACAGACTTGGTGATGAGTCAGACCTCTGATGGCTGTGTCTCTTTGCCGTTTACCATCGGTTCCCTGGGCTCAATGCTGCATGCTGACGTCCTCTCTGTATAAAATGATTCTCTCAAGGCTGAATGCTAATGACAGGAACACAGGACCAAACTATAATGATGGGAGATGGAGTGACCAACAAGTCTTCCTCCATCCCACTCCCACACACGTatgcacgcgcacgcacgcgtGCACACACGGAGGATGGTGGCATAAATAGAGGCAGGTCCACATGCAGGTCGCAGATCAACTCCAAGCCGAagaacacagaagacaaaaaacagaaaaaccatCTCCTGTCATTAACCTCAGCCATGGAACAGCTCCAGGTAAGAAACCTTCGACCTGCCTTTATGTTGATTGTGATGATGACTAAACTGTGTTTTTGACAGACACGTAGCTGGTAATGGTTTTAAAGAATACTACCATAACGTAACATTCACACAAACTGGTAGCTGTAATCATTCCTTCTGCCCATACTGGCTGTGAGACAAGAGATGGAGAACACATCCACAGTCCTCGTAATGTGCTGTAATGTTCAGCTCACTTCAGCTGAATGAGACGTCTCAGCAGTCTGAGTTCAAATCAAGTGGATATCTTTTAAAGATGGAATGTCACAGTAAGCCTAACTGGTCGAtttgaatgtcattatttattgTAATATGATGAACTTTTGACATAAGCAGGGTGTGAGACAAAAAGTCAGGGAACCACCAAAGCGACTGCAATTCATCTTCATCTTAGTTTTCTACAGAGCCCCTGAAGTCACTCAAGATAGATCTGATATCTCATGTACTCAAAATAATGATTTACATCACAAACTATCTGATCAGGGAATATGTAAAAATCACAAATCTGACCAGAAACATCATGTCAGCTTACAACCCAGTTGTTCTCTGTGTCCAGCTGCTGCGTGTCTTTCTGCTGTGCCTGCTGGCCCTCCACCAGTGTCTGGCCATGCCACTGGGCAGCCAGTGTGTGGACGAGTCCTTCTGCACATACAGCCTGCAGGACTACTACAGCCAGATGGTCAACCTGCCCAGCCGCATCAACGAGCGCAGCATTGCAACCTGGAGCTACGTGTGAGTGTTCATGTCATATATTGCTTGTCATTAAGCTACAACACAGATTTTGTCTTCAACCAAAGAGAATACTGCGGAAAGGGTtattccagcttctcaaatgtgctgattttgagatttttttactgtttatatCAATTCAAATTAATGATTTCTGATGTTGtgctgttggtcagacaaaactaGAATTTTAAAGATGTTGCCTTGAGAACTGGGAACTGGCTGTTTTTTATAGTTTTTGGAAATTTGGtggacatttttggacattttggtGGTTGTTCTTTAAGCAAAACTGGCAAAAATCCAGaggctccagcttctccaatgGGAGTTTTGcacttgttttctgttttagaTCACTGTACACTGAATCTGAATACATCTGGACATGTGTAATTTGCACTCTGGGGAATGTAatagacatttttcactatcttctgacattttatagaccaaacagttaaatgaataattgaaaaaataattaacCAATGAATCAACATAATCATATATCTACATAAGATCTAACTTTGGACAGTGTATGGAAGCAGTAaaggagcaaaagaaaaagaagataaatGAGGCCAAGAATCATGTTAATGTGCGAACACAGGCgacaactaatgattattttcagagacttttaatctgccaattattttctcaaatatttAATTCATTGTCTGGTTTATAAAACAGTGGTTGCAATTTCCTACAAGTAAAAATGACGTCGTTGTCTTGTTTAATAAAATTAACAGACTAAAATCCAAAGAgattcagtttactgtgatgtgaaacagaaaatcagaaaatcttCCCATTTTGAGGTGCTTCCATCAGTAAATGTTTGCTATTTTTGCTTGCCATATTACTTAAACAACTGGTTATCTGGTGGTGTCAACTTTTCTGTCAAGTCATTATTTCAGCACTTGACTTAAATTGACATAAATCTTCCATATTGTCAAATAGATTAATATCTCAAACTCTATAGATTGGATTTCTTTAATATTGCTGCTTGTAATATTCTTTTAATTATATCACCAaaccttttcctccctcctaaAATTTTAAGAAAGTATAAATATAATGTAGGAATAAGTACTATCATCggttgcacatgcacacaatgacaCTGAAATACTGTGTGTTAAGTGCAATTGTTTGCACAGTCTTTTCGTGGGGAATGAGTCTTTAGTCATGACTGACATATGACTTCTCAAGCATCACAATAAGATTCACACGTTAACGTTTGGTAGGTGTGAAACGTGAAAGGGTTTCCTCTGTATGACTGAACATGTCTGCTGAATGACACAATGAGTGAAAAATGTCTATAATAGACCAGTTTACTTCACCAAGAAATCATACGACTGCCAGTTAATAAAGAATAAAGCTTAGACGTGTCTTTTGTCCTACAGTCCCACTGTATGACTGCTCGCCTTCCACACTGACTCCAACACACGAACGAACGCCTGAATGACAGCCTGTGTCTGATCTCTCACCAGGGAGAACGTAGACTTGAACCGAGTGCCTCAGGTCATCCATGAGGCCAGCTGCCACACCAGTCATTCCTGCAGGGGACTTGACAATGCCTTTGGTCTGGAGACCATCCCCTTGTCCCTGAGGATGCCCGTCCTCAAGAAGAACCCCAGCTGCTTCCCCACAGCCAGCTACTCTGTGGAGTTCGAGCTCATCACCATAGCTTGTATATGTGCCATCTCCAGACACAGCTGAGGGGACTGACTCTCCATGTCAGCACAGGGACATGAAGAACTTCAAGATCGTGTTTGTTCAGATTGAGCTAAAGAcgtttttttctgaaaaacagtccATTTCACTCATTGTTACTGTTTTCCTGTCAATATTGAACTGTAACCATTCAATAAATGCCCGTTAACAGCGTAGCGTAATCATTAAAGATATTTTACATTAACTGGTATCATTCTTGTGTCCATAGAGACTTTTTGGTGGCCCACTTGTCACACCCTCTTCCTGAATGACTTGGGGTCCAGTCAGTGAAGCAGTGCAGTGTCTCTGATGGATTTGGTGCAGATGAAAAAATAAGGAGGGAGATGAGTTTACCTTTAACGACATGCAACTTTAAACGAGAGCTTTTTCAACGGAGTTTGCTGCACGATCACATGCAACACGCCAGGGCTGTCCCAAATAACCATCACCCAAACAGCTGTCTACGTCAAACCTTTCAGACCTCTAACTGAACAGCAATAAAGTACTGAATGATTTAAAGTACTGTTTGCTACCACTGAGTGAAATGCTAACGTCACTCTGCTACTAGCCTGGCCTTGTCCTTCCGTGTTAAAGTCACTTTATGGCATAGTACACGGCTTGAAATTCGTACGCACCTTTAGACAGGATTTTGGCAATGGACTGAGCCAAAGATGGTTTCTCTGCCACCATCAAAACAGTTCTCATTTTGAAAGAAGTGCTAGCAGCTCCTCTGTCAAACTGCTCTCAGTCGGCTCAGAAACAGTTTCTGCGCTGAAAGCGGCCTGCTGCGGTGTTTCACTCTCAAACCTGACCGAGAAATGCTGACAATAACCTCTCTCCTGTGAAGAAAATTGTTATTCTTCTATGTAATTGCTTGCTAATAGGCTAAGTTATGAGGCACGAGAGCAGACATGACAGTTTACACATGATTTACTTCCGGTGTCAAAACGACGACGAAACACTTCCTGTGGGTCAGACAGAGCTCAGACAGGCTTCAGTTTACTCCATGACGACACTGAAGCTTCAAATATCACAGtaataaacacagagaaatactCAAAATATTCCACAAAGCCAATTCCGCCAAAAGCCAAAGAAGTACaatttaaaatgatcatttcataTTATCCGGCGGCAGAattgctaataaaaaaaaaaaaaaaaaaaaaggagatttaGTTTTGAAGTTAGACGTTTTGACGAGACCTGAAACCTGAcacatgtttttattcatgttcagTCACAAAGTTATTttactactactagtactaaaaataatacaataaaaacatattttactactattactaaaaaaaaaagaaaaaaaagaaagaaaaagaaatgttatgATGAATGTTATGGTAATTATGGGTAAATGTAAAATTCATATTTGTAAATGGAAAAATCAGAAGCctttgatcagttttaaaaatgtactttaaaaTGATTTGGCTTCTCTGTTGCTTATTGCTAGTGTTGACAAGAACTTTGTGAAGGTATGCTGGACTTTCTGATATTATAATAACTgtaaaaacattacattaaCCACTGCATATGGTTACTGAAACATTCAAACTCAAATTAGTTGACATACAGCATGTCAGTATGTGGCATAACTCTGTGGACAGAAGGGCACAGTGAAAGGAGTTGGTTATATTGCAGAGAAGTCGGAGGTTTGCAGCCGGTGTCTTTAATAATAACATGGCTATTCATTGAAAATACAGGTAAGCACACACCTCCATGTTTCAGCCAGTAAGGCATTCTTCAGgtcaaatacagaaaatggTCACCTTTGggctcttttatctacaggtTGGCAGTCATATGATCCCTGGGAAAGAAGTCACATGATTAGTATAAGCAGATAAAATCACAGGCcatgtgcagcagagaaaatcagGAGCACAAACAAGCACGGTCACAATATCCAGACCATCTCAGTACCTCAGTTTTCAGTACAAATAAGTGACCGCATTCAACAAAAGCTCCAAATATATACACAGAAGCAACAAATAGACAAAGCAAAAAATTCAGTacacaaagcaaaacagcaaaccATTATTTCTAAATAAAGGGCAGTTACAGAAATGGGGCAAAATCAAGTTCCCCCATTCAAACCTGGGTGTTGCATAGCTTTCAGTGTGCATATACAAAAGGATTCTCTTTGTAAGAGCCTTTTAATCTATCTCCACCTCTTATTAAAATTTTCTACACGGTCTATCTGAGCTGCACTGgagggacagaaacacaaagagagaattTTACTGACAGGACTGTAGTACTGGATGATTCACTTGATTTGTCTaagtcagactgctgaagctTCATATTTGCTTGCACTGAACAAGGACAGTGGATCCCCCTCACAGGTCCATCACTACTGTGTTCAGAAAGAAGAATATCCAGCACCACCAGCCTCTGTTGGCTCTCAAACAGTCCAACAGTTTGATAGTATTATGTGTTTTAGTTGGTGCCAAAAGGCCGCTGGAGAGTAAAATGGCTCCACTGTGATTTTTCGCGCCTGCCAGACTGAGGGGGGTGACAGGAGACTGTTCCTAAATTTGGCCACTAGATGGCAATAGAGGACATAAAATAATACACTGACGGAGATTTCATCTACCTCAACAGCAGAGAACAAACCCTCTCAGTACAccaaatgtttggtttttttgctGTTATTAATCACAAAGGTTTTTGAACaatcacagagaaaaatgaCCAGAATGCTCGGGTGGTCTTAAACATTGATACAAGACTGTCTGTTCTGTGATTCACCCTTCACAGTCACTGAAATCCAAGCTTGGGGACATTTGTTCATCGCTTTCTCTGGGTGTAGGGTGGGTCACTGAGGCCGAGCGGGAGAGttagaaaagatggaaagagcTGTACTGAGGCTGACGGGGGGAGGGGAGACTTGTCTTTTGGGATGGTGATGGGATGTTGACCCCCAGGCAAATGGTTTGAGGAGAgaactgtgtgactgtgtgtgtgactgtgtgtggcttTATCCATCCCCTCCTCCACACTTCAAAGTGGGTAATCAATTAAATGCATCCTAAACCCCTGCTCCCCACCCAACCTCGCCCCTCCCCGCTGTCCATTGAGTCAGCAGATCCCCCTGAGCAGATGCAGGCCTATGGTTATGACTCTGTGGGGATGTTTTGCATAACCTACCGAGACTTGAGCTGTGGTCTGGGGGTGTTAGGTATAGATTGGCCTCAGGGTGTTAGCATGCACAATAtgaatgtatttatgtgtctATGTACACAGAACTACTTAATTACATTTggggaaaaatgcaaaaaccaTCATATGGCACTAAATTGGTTAGTAGCTACAGCTTCCAGTCTGTCACAGCACATACGTAGTTTACAGTGAAAACTGTGTGCAAATGTACCACTGGAAATAAGAAATCTCTTAACAATCCCAGTTGGTTTCAGACAAAAGCACATTACAGTTGTTTTAGCAGCTCTTATAGCCAGCTAATTGACATTAACTATGTGAACTGGTTAATAAGGCTGCCTCAGCTGGCTAGTTTTAAACCGAGAGGCCTATTAAAGGGTTTTAAATATGTACTTCATGGTCACATGCATGATATGCTAAACACTGAGGCTAAAGTTACATCTCCTAGACAAAAAGTCAGCATCCTGTTTGGATGCTAACTATAGAAAAGCATCCTTGAACAAGCCACACAACACTTAAAGTAGGTGCAGTATGTTCCATTTTTACAAGACTCACCAGTGTGAGTGTAAACTTCACCAAAGCCAATACAGAGAAGGAACGAGCTGCAAACATCAGCCTAAACTCTGTTACAGTACTGTTCAGTAACAAATTCTGTGACACAGTTGATATTTCAGTTCTCAATGTTTCCATTTGTTTAATCTATCCTGTAACCCCACAAAATAATTTTACACAGTCAGCTAACCTTGGTCTTGGAACTAATGCTAGGTTCTTTCTTTAAGCCAGAAATGCTCAGAATTTTCCACAACGGAgggaaaaagtaaaagtgtccATGGTGTGTACAGTACTACCtgctaacaatcccacaatgccaTACATTGCATTATATATAAATGCAAACTCCATCTGTCAGTGATGAcaccaaatgaaaatgattgcTAAGAAGTGAACAAGGGAGTTACTTTGGATACAGTCCTCGTGTCTTGTTATGGTTGCTAAGCTGtgactg
This Chaetodon auriga isolate fChaAug3 chromosome 5, fChaAug3.hap1, whole genome shotgun sequence DNA region includes the following protein-coding sequences:
- the LOC143321216 gene encoding uncharacterized protein LOC143321216, with translation MEQLQLLRVFLLCLLALHQCLAMPLGSQCVDESFCTYSLQDYYSQMVNLPSRINERSIATWSYVENVDLNRVPQVIHEASCHTSHSCRGLDNAFGLETIPLSLRMPVLKKNPSCFPTASYSVEFELITIACICAISRHS